From Bdellovibrio sp. KM01:
GAACGTATTGCGGAAGATAAGAAGGCGCTGGCTCGCCCGCGTGAAGACCTTGGCCTTTTTCCATTTCCACAACACCAACTGGGGCTTCATCAGCCGTGCGATAGAACAACCCAGTTTCTTTGAAGTGCCAAAGCATGCCGTAAGTGAACACGTAATCAGGATAATTTTTTTGCGGATTTACCGCCAAGCCCACACCTTTAAGTGCTGCCCATTGCATGATTTTGTTTGCAGGCTCTGTCGCATCCGGAGAAGTTTCTGCCAGCATGTACGGCCAACCATCCGGTCCCTGTTGAGGAGCATCAAGCATCAACTTTACTTTGCCGGAAGTGATCGCCATGAAGAAATCGATTTCCCATTGGTGATCACGTTGTTCATCATTAATTTTCACAAGTTCGTTCAAAGTCATAAATGCTCCAACAAGGACATCCTATTCCGGCTAAGCCGGAAGGCCTATAAATGAAAAAAGGCCAAACCCATAGGTTCAGCCTTTTTATTTCCCTTAAGAGTTAGGGTCAAGTCGGTATTAGTACTCTTCCACGATCACTAGAGAGCGGTAGCCCACTTTAGTTTGTGGCTTACCGTATTGATCAACCATTTGGCGACCTGTTTTAGTATCGATAACTGGCATTTGGCCTTTGTCAGCTCTAACAACGGCATCGTGGATGATGTTGATTTGACCAGACTTAACACGCACGCAACCAGAGGAAGCGCGTTGACCTAAAGCCGCTACACCGTTTGCTTCGCCACCAGAGATATCTGGAGGTACTTGGTGAACTGCCAAGCCACGAGCATCGTTAAAGAACATTGCGTATGGCATTTGGAATTTAGATTCACCGGAACGATAGTTATAGTCATAAACGCGTTTCACAGAATAGAAACCACGAGTTGTGTGTCTCCAGTGTGAATTACGAGAACCTTTGAAGATTCCGTTGATCACGCCTTTGAATTTACCGATGTATTCCACCTCTTCAGTTCCAGAAGAAATTGGCGTTGTCAGAACCAAGCGGCGATTTGTGTAAAGGCGAAGAGTTTGAGCGCCATTACCGCGAGCTTTTTTATTGATCACGATGATGTTCGTATAGTCGTTATAGTCAGTATCACCCGCCAAGTAAGCGTCTTCGAAAAACAATTGGCCCTTGGGAGCTTCATAAGCATCTTCAACCATCAAACGTTTTTCAGCTTCTTCACGTTTAGAAAGTTTCAACGGTGTTTCTTCCGGGAAGGACTGCGCGAATGCAGCTACAGAGAAAGTGGACGCCAAAAGCGCTGCCAACAACAATTTCATGATCACTCCTAACAAGTACGTTCTGGAACTTCGCACCCCTCGCGAATTCCGATGGAGTCAGATAACTTAGGAGACGAGGGAATGCATTAGTTTTCGAGAAATGAAGCATTCCTCCATACTTTGTAGACAGAAAATTATAAGTATTTAATCCAAGGACGGACACATGATGTGAGCGATTGGTTTATATAGGGCAGATTTTGGGCATAAAAAAACCGCCTTGTGGGCGGTAATTTTTCGATAGGCCAATCTTTTAGAAGATTGGTAGGGAGTACAGGATTCGAACCTGCGACATCCACCTTGTAAGGGTGGCGCTCTACCAACTGAGCTAACTCCCTATCGGTAAGAAGGACCTATGTTTATCTGCGTCCTTCGAACTTTGCAATATCTTTTTTAACTTTTTTAAAAATTCCCGTTAGTGCGACAGGCAAGTATCTTGCGTGAAGCGAAAACGCGAAGAAACCTTCGTCAGCTGCAAATGGGCGATATAATAAGCGCTCTTGTCGCCTAAATCACTCATCGACAATACCATCACGGAACCCGTGTATAGATTACCCATAACCGGTGGTTGAGGAGAATCTTCACGTTTAAATGATGTTAGCTTCAGACGGTACGTAGCACCACCACAGCTAGTCATTTGCGCAAACACGATGTTGTCTCTTTCGAAACCCGGGCCTTCGGCCAACACACGACGAGTTTCCCCATCGATTTGTCTGACCAGAAGCTGGCGACCACCGCTTGCTTGCTTCACAACTTTAAATGCGAAGTAAGATACATAGTTATCCTGTTCGACCTTCCACAAACCTTGGATATCATCCCAAGGGAATGGTTGCGCCAATGTCCAAGGCCATGGGACCGGACGATTGTCTCCAGTCGGCATGATGCTTCCTTCGTCGTAATCCCAAGCATGTGCGTGGTAAGACGAAGTCTGCGCATGACTTACACTGGAAAAGATCAACAGAGCTGCTAAAAAAATATGACGTAACATGAAAACCCCTACTAGTGCTCGAAATGTACTCGAGCAGCTTTATTCATGTAATAGCCGTTTTTGGCTCTAAAAATATATTTTGGTTTCTCGTAATCCGGTTCGATCAATTTACGAAGACGTTTGATCGTCACGTAAATCTTATTGTCATGGATCGCAGGATCATATGGCTGCTTCCAAACATTTTCGACCAGGAATTCCTTAGAATAGATTGTGCCTTGGTTCTGAACGAACAGACGCAATAGATCCAAAAGGATAAATTGATTTTTGAAATCGATACGACCCAATTTACGCTCAGTCACCGCATGGTTAACTTCGTCGAATACAAGGTCATAGCTGTGCTGAGAATCCGCGCCGATTTTCGAAGCGTAGAACTGAGCGATCTTAGCTAGGCGAACGTGATTTTCGGAGTCGATAGATTTTTGAGCCAACGCCAAATAAACGCGAGCCAAATCTTTATCGCCCATTTCGAAATACACATCACCCAATTGGATCATCAGGTAAGAAGCAGAAACCACATTACGAGTCTCTTTAAGAGCATCGTAGGCTTTCCACAATACCGTCACAGCTTCCTCGTGCTTTTTCATTTGCGCAAGGATGTTACCGTTCAAGATCAAAGATGAAATTTTCAAATCAGGAAGATTGTAAACCTGGAAGAACACCTCAAGGTTGTAGATCTCTTTCAAGGCGTCAGCATAACGTGCAACACCTGGAGCAGAGTAAACCATCGCAAGACCGAAGATGGCGTTGCAGATGTCCTCTTTGTTGTCAGAAGCAAGCGCGATCGCAAGCGCTTTTTGTACGTAATCCAAAGCCACTTCAGTTTGGCCTTTGTAAGACGCGCAGACAGCAAGAGTGTAGTAAGTTTTAGAGTTTAGTTCGAAGCCCTCATTCAAAACCAGGTCTTGGAGTTTTTCCTTAGTTTTGTTGATTTCTTCTGTTTGTTCGCGTTCGGCAAAAATACGCAACAACAAGTTTTGGCACTTGAGATATTGAGAGAAGTTCTTTTCAGCGAAATAGCCTTCACTAGCTTCGCGAAGGTGATCCGCTGCGGGACCGAACTCTCCACGATCGCTATAAAGCTTGCCGAGCTCATAGGTGCGATCGAATTGACTCATAAGAAATTAAAACTCCAAGTTTTTTTAAGAAAGGACAGGTTTTGTCAGATTGTCAGGATATCGTCAATGAAGGATGCGAGACGTTGCTCAAAAAGTAGGCATAGTGAGAATTGATTTCAGTAATGTAATCCTAAGCCCTTACCACAACTATGTTTACTCACCGCAACATGTGGGAATTATTTAGAATAATACGTGTCCATAATCGTCGGAAAGATGCTTCTTAACCTCTTGGATAAAGACTTTCACGTTAATGTTTTGTTTGTGACGGATCGGCGTTACCGCCCAAATGTCTTTTTTTCCTTCGTTAAAACTTTCCAAAACCGAAACCAGGCGCCCGCGTTTGATCTCCTCAAAAGCATAGGAACCCGGAAGACGAGCGATTCCCAAACCCGCCAGGGCAGCCTTTTGCATGACTCTGGGGTTATTGCTTTTGAAATTTCCTGAAATTGGAACCTGAAAACTTTTTCCCCGCTTTCTGAAACTCCACGAGCTGCGCTCGCCAATACAGTTGTGATGAATCAAGTCCTGAGGCTCTTTCAGGGGAGGAGCTGATGCCAGATAACTTTTGGAACAAACAATATATTCAAAACGAGAGGCAATTTTTTGCGCCATTAATGAAGAGTTCTCAAGGTGTCCGATACGAATCGCGACATCGAACTTTTCCTCAATTAAATCCACAATTCGCGAGGAGAAATTAAGTTCGACTTTCAAATCCGGATAGCGCTTGGCCATTTCAATCACCACAGGCGCAATATAGTCTTCACCGAAAATTCCAGCCAACGTCACTCGCAAGGTTCCACGAGGAGTGTCTGATAAATCCAAAATTTCCTGCTTTGCCGAATCCAGACTTCTTAAAGACTCGCGACATGTTTCTAGAAATCTTTCCCCGAGATGAGTCAGCTGCACTTTGCGAGTCGAACGAACAAATAGCGCGATTCCCAAGTCGGCCTCTAACTGGCGGATGTTTTTACTGATGTGGGATTTTGAAACGTTCAAAATCTCCGCCGCTTTGGAAAAGCTTCCCACATCGGCAACTTTGACAAACGAAATGATTCCTTGGAGCGACTTTATTGTTTCCATACAGAAACAGTATTGTTCCTTTTGTTGCCTAGTCAAGAAAGCGGTATCTCCTTATAATTCCTTCATTCAATACACCCAAGGAGTCAGTATGAAAGTCAAAGCCGCTGTTGCATGGAAAGCCGGAGCCCCTCTGTCTATTGAAGAGGTTGAGTTAGAAGCACCTAAAAAGGGTGAAGTATTAGTTAAGGTCGTGGCAACAGGAGTTTGTCACACGGACGCGTTCACGCTATCAGGAGCTGACCCAGAGGGTCTTTTCCCGGTGATCCTGGGTCACGAAGGTGGCGGTATAGTTGAAGCCGTTGGTGAAGGTGTCACGACTCTTAAAAAAGGTGATCACGTGATCCCGCTTTACACTCCTGAGTGCAGAGAATGTAAATTCTGTCTTTCTGGCAAAACTAATTTGTGCGTTCGCATTCGTGCGACCCAAGGTAAAGGCTTGATGCCGGATGGAACTTCTCGTTTTTCCAAAGACGGAAAAATGATTCATCACTATATGGGTTGTTCAACATTTGCTGAATACACCGTAGTTCCGGAAATCGCTTTGGCGAAAGTAAATCCCGCGGCTCCTTTGGAAAAGGTTTGCCTGCTTGGTTGCGGAGTAACAACAGGTATCGGTGCAGTTCTGAATACAGCTAAAGTTGAAAAAGGCGCAACCGTTGCCGTTTTCGGTTTGGGCGGTATAGGCCTTTCCGTTATTCAAGGGGCGAAAATGGCGGGAGCCTCCCGTATTATCGCGATCGACATCAACGATGCAAAAAGAGAAATGGCCGAAAAATTCGGTGCCACTGATTTCGTAAATCCCAACAAATTCGACAAACCAATTCAGCAAGTGATCGTGGAAATGACTGAGTGGGGCGTTGATTATTCGTTTGAGTGTGTTGGTAGCACGGCACTTATGCGTGCAGCTCTTGAGTGTGCCCACC
This genomic window contains:
- a CDS encoding L,D-transpeptidase, whose protein sequence is MKLLLAALLASTFSVAAFAQSFPEETPLKLSKREEAEKRLMVEDAYEAPKGQLFFEDAYLAGDTDYNDYTNIIVINKKARGNGAQTLRLYTNRRLVLTTPISSGTEEVEYIGKFKGVINGIFKGSRNSHWRHTTRGFYSVKRVYDYNYRSGESKFQMPYAMFFNDARGLAVHQVPPDISGGEANGVAALGQRASSGCVRVKSGQINIIHDAVVRADKGQMPVIDTKTGRQMVDQYGKPQTKVGYRSLVIVEEY
- a CDS encoding winged helix-turn-helix domain-containing protein encodes the protein MSQFDRTYELGKLYSDRGEFGPAADHLREASEGYFAEKNFSQYLKCQNLLLRIFAEREQTEEINKTKEKLQDLVLNEGFELNSKTYYTLAVCASYKGQTEVALDYVQKALAIALASDNKEDICNAIFGLAMVYSAPGVARYADALKEIYNLEVFFQVYNLPDLKISSLILNGNILAQMKKHEEAVTVLWKAYDALKETRNVVSASYLMIQLGDVYFEMGDKDLARVYLALAQKSIDSENHVRLAKIAQFYASKIGADSQHSYDLVFDEVNHAVTERKLGRIDFKNQFILLDLLRLFVQNQGTIYSKEFLVENVWKQPYDPAIHDNKIYVTIKRLRKLIEPDYEKPKYIFRAKNGYYMNKAARVHFEH
- a CDS encoding S-(hydroxymethyl)glutathione dehydrogenase/class III alcohol dehydrogenase → MKVKAAVAWKAGAPLSIEEVELEAPKKGEVLVKVVATGVCHTDAFTLSGADPEGLFPVILGHEGGGIVEAVGEGVTTLKKGDHVIPLYTPECRECKFCLSGKTNLCVRIRATQGKGLMPDGTSRFSKDGKMIHHYMGCSTFAEYTVVPEIALAKVNPAAPLEKVCLLGCGVTTGIGAVLNTAKVEKGATVAVFGLGGIGLSVIQGAKMAGASRIIAIDINDAKREMAEKFGATDFVNPNKFDKPIQQVIVEMTEWGVDYSFECVGSTALMRAALECAHRGWGQSIIIGVAGAGQEISTRPFQLVTGRVWKGSAFGGVKGRTELPGYVDQYMSGAINIDDMVTFEMPLEDINKAFDYMHEGKSIRSVIKM
- a CDS encoding LysR family transcriptional regulator, with protein sequence METIKSLQGIISFVKVADVGSFSKAAEILNVSKSHISKNIRQLEADLGIALFVRSTRKVQLTHLGERFLETCRESLRSLDSAKQEILDLSDTPRGTLRVTLAGIFGEDYIAPVVIEMAKRYPDLKVELNFSSRIVDLIEEKFDVAIRIGHLENSSLMAQKIASRFEYIVCSKSYLASAPPLKEPQDLIHHNCIGERSSWSFRKRGKSFQVPISGNFKSNNPRVMQKAALAGLGIARLPGSYAFEEIKRGRLVSVLESFNEGKKDIWAVTPIRHKQNINVKVFIQEVKKHLSDDYGHVLF